In Notamacropus eugenii isolate mMacEug1 chromosome 1, mMacEug1.pri_v2, whole genome shotgun sequence, one genomic interval encodes:
- the CASKIN1 gene encoding caskin-1 isoform X2, translated as MWAQNACHSIRVLDILSWALLMLAELLGSAKKVNVNFQDPDGFSALHHAALNGNTELIALLLEAQAAVDIKDNKGMRPLHYAAWQGRKEPMKLVLKAGSAVNVPSDEGHIPLHLAAQHGHYDVSEMLLQHQSNPCIVDNSGKTPLDLACEFGRVGVVQLLLSSNMCAALLEPRPGDATDPNGTSPLHLAAKNGHIDIIRLLLQAGIDINRQTKSGTALHEAALCGKTDVVRLLLDSGINAHVRNTYSQTALDIVHQFTTSQASKEIKQLLREASAALQVRATKDYCNNYDLTSLNVKAGDVITVLEQHPDGRWKGCIHDNRTGNDRVGYFPSTLGEAITKRAGSRGADMSPSHQSPSQGSSAAPPEEIWVLRKPFTGADRSGSLGGVASGRSGGSGSHALHAGSEGVKLLATVLSQKSIQESGPGDSPTKPLEGPAGPSRTQPVTHTGQAYGEQPSKKMEPASEGKSAEAVTQWLATFQLQHYASNFITSGYDLPTISRMTPEDLTAIGVTKPGHRKKITSEINSLTLPDWLPEHKPANLAVWLSMIGLAQYYKVLVENGYENIDFITDITWEDLQEIGITKLGHQKKLMLAVRKLAELQKAEYGKYEAGALRRKAPQSLEVVAIESPPPPEPTPAECQSPKMITFQDSELSDELQAAMTGPPSGPEGGAEKPINSLPPTPRASALRHEPSLSGRARHMSSSQELLGDGPPGPSGPMSRSQEYLADEGTSTPSPKEARPPRHGHSVKRASVPPVPGKPRQSFPPGAAGGHFTPPQTPTKPRPASPQTLGTPHSPAPATAKVKPTPQLLPPAERPMSPRSLPQSPTHRGFAYVLPQPVEGDSGLPPPVTPAPMPVPVLCLPPGAAGEAEEEPGRPKKRAHSLNRYAASDSEPDRDELMVPAAGPYATVQRRVGRSHSVRTPAGSDKNVNRSQSFAVRPKKKGPPPPPPKRSSSAMSSANLVDEPVQDGEGEEARPEEGTLGGRAQRRRASDLAGSVDTGSAGSVKSIAAMLELSSIGGGARAARRPPEGHPMHPGPAGHPASPEPGRVVTVLASVKHKDAIGLDGEVVNRRRTLSGPVTGLLAAARRGEQGPPEHIPFAEEGSLTIRQRPRGPAKGEGSEGPPLAKVEASATLKRRIRAKQSQQENVKFILTESDTVKRRPKTKERGEPGLEPPPLSVYQNGTGTVRRRLSSEQSGGPAELPLLPPPAAPPPSDLAHLPPPPAADGEAKKPAKPPVSPKPVLAQPVPKIQGSPPTTSKKAPLPSPGSPEVKRAHATPPPVSPKPPPPPTAPKPVKAPLGLQSVSASPTPTPSPARQAPAAAATSKPASTPPSLCASPAKPPSPGVPPQQVPIKPPRAAMVMPPGDGSASDSAHQKLEETSASLAAALQAVEEKIKQENGQAADSAVESKSTVSILDDIGSMFDDLADQLDAMLE; from the exons aGCTCCTGGGCTCGGCCAAGAAGGTCAATGTCAACTTCCAGGACCCTGATGG CTTCTCAGCCCTCCACCATGCTGCCCTCAATGGTAATACAGAACTCATCGCCCTGCTTCTGGAGGCCCAGGCTGCTGTGGACATCAAAGACAACAAAg GGATGCGGCCTCTGCACTATGCAGCCTGGCAAGGCAGGAAGGAGCCTATGAAGTTGGTGCTGAAGGCAGGCTCTGCCGTGAACGTCCCGTCAGATGAGGGCCACATCCCACTCCACCTGGCAGCCCAGCATGGGCACTATGATGTG TCAGAGATGCTCCTTCAGCATCAATCCAATCCGTGTATTGTGGACAATTCAGGGAAGACACCTTTGGACCTGGCCTGTGAGTTTGGACGTGTTGGG GTGGTGCAGCTGCTCCTGAGTAGTAACATGTGTGCGGCCCTGCTGGAGCCTCGGCCAGGAGATGCCACTGACCCAAATGGCACCAGCCCCTTGCACCTGGCAGCCAAAAATGGTCACATTGACATTATCAG ACTCCTCCTCCAAGCTGGCATTGACATTAACCGTCAGACCAAGTCAGGCACTGCCCTGCATGAGGCTGCTCTCTGTGGGAAGACGGATGTGGTTCGACTCCTGCTGGAT AGTGGAATCAATGCCCATGTAAGGAACACCTACAGCCAGACCGCGCTGGACATCGTTCACCAATTCACTACTTCCCAGGCCAGCAAAGAGATCAAGCAGCTGCTGAGAG AGGCATCAGCAGCTCTGCAGGTTCGGGCCACAAAGGATTACTGTAACAACTACGACCTGACAAGTTTGAATGTGAAGGCAGGAGATGTGATCACT GTCCTTGAACAACATCCTGATGGCAGATGGAAAGGCTGTATCCATGACAACCGGACCGGCAATGATCGTGTTGGCTATTTCCCATCTACCCTAGGCGAGGCCATCACCAAACGAGCAG GTTCCCGAGGAGCTGACATGAGCCCGTCCCACCAGTCCCCTTCCCAGGGTAGTTCTGCAGCCCCTCCAGAGGAAATTTGGGTCCTGAGGAAACCCTTCACTG GTGCTGACCGCAGTGGTAGTCTAGGTGGCGTGGCCAGTGGGCGCAGTGGGGGGAGTGGGAGCCATGCTCTACATGCCGGCTCTGAAGGGGTCAAG CTCTTAGCCACTGTGCTCTCCCAGAAGTCCATCCAGGAATCGGGTCCAGGGGACAGTCCAACCAAGCCCCTCGAGGGCCCTGCAG GTCCCTCACGTACCCAGCCTGTGACACACACAGGGCAGGCCTATGGTGAGCAACCATCCAAAAAAATGGAGCCTGCATCTGAGGGAAAG AGTGCGGAGGCTGTCACCCAATGGCTCGCCACCTTCCAGTTGCAGCACTATGCCTCCAACTTCATCACCTCTGGTTACGATCTCCCCACTATCAGCCGCATGACCCCTGAG GATCTCACGGCCATTGGTGTCACCAAACCTGGCCACCGGAAGAAGATAACCTCAGAGATCAACAGCCTGACCCTCCCCGACTGGCTACCTGAACACAAACCC GCTAACCTGGCTGTGTGGCTTTCCATGATTGGCCTTGCCCAGTACTACAAAGTGCTGGTGGAAAATGGCTACGAGAACATTGATTTTATCACTGACATCACCTGGGAGGACCTGCAGGAGATTGGTATCACCAAGCTGG GGCACCAGAAGAAACTGATGTTGGCAGTCAGGAAGTTGGCAGAGCTACAGAAAGCCGAGTATGGGAAGTATGAGGCAGGGGCCCTGCGCAGGAAAGCCCCTCAGTCACTGGAGGTTGTGGCCATTgagtctcccccacccccagagccCACCCCTGCTGAATGCCAGTCACCCAAGATGATCACATTCCAAGACAGTGAGCTGAGTGATGAACTGCAGGCTGCCATGACAGGCCCCCCTTCTGGTCCTGAGGGGGGGGCCGAGAAGCCCATCAACAGTTTGCCCCCCACACCTCGGGCCAGTGCCCTGCGTCATGAGCCCAGCCTGAGTGGGAGGGCACGGCACATGAGCAGTTCCCAAGAGCTTCTGGGAGATGGGCCTCCCGGCCCCAGCGGACCCATGTCCCGCAGCCAAGAGTACCTGGCTGATGAGGGCACCTCCACTCCAAGTCCCAAGGAGGCGAGGCCCCCACGCCATGGACATAGTGTCAAGAGAGCCAGTGTACCCCCGGTGCCTGGCAAACCCCGGCAGTCCTTCCCACCAGGTGCTGCTGGGGGCCACTTCACACCACCTCAGACGCCCACTAAGCCCCGTCCAGCTTCCCCACAGACCCTGGGCACTCCCCACAGCCCAGCCCCGGCCACTGCCAAGGTGAAGCCTACTCCACAGCTGCTGCCTCCAGCTGAGCGGCCCATGTCACCCCGCTCACTTCCTCAGTCGCCCACCCACCGGGGTTTTGCTTATGTGCTTCCCCAGCCTGTGGAAGGGGACAGTGGGCTGCCCCCACCCGTGACTCCTGCCCCTATGCCCGTACCTGTGCTGTGTCTGCCACCTGGAGCTGCGGGGGAGGCCGAGGAGGAGCCGGGGAGGCCCAAGAAGCGGGCACACAGCCTGAACCGCTATGCAGCCTCAGACAGTGAGCCTGACCGCGATGAGCTGATGGTGCCCGCCGCGGGGCCCTATGCCACAGTGCAAAGACGGGTGGGACGGAGTCACTCTGTAAGGACCCCAGCAGGCAGTGATAAGAATGTTAATCGCAGCCAGTCCTTTGCCGTGCGGCCCAAGAAGAAGggccctcctcctcccccacccaagcGTTCCAGCTCTGCCATGTCCAGTGCCAATCTGGTAGATGAGCCAGTCcaggatggagagggagaggaggccAGGCCTGAGGAGGGCACACTGGGTGGGCGGGCCCAGCGACGGAGGGCCAGTGACTTAGCTGGCAGTGTGGACACAGGAAGTGCTGGCAGTGTCAAGAGCATTGCTGCCATGTTGGAGTTATCATCCATTGGGGGTGGGGCCCGGGCTGCCCGCAGACCCCCAGAAGGCCATCCCATGCACCCAGGGCCAGCTGGGCATCCTGCCAGCCCTGAGCCAGGCCGTGTGGTCACAGTGTTGGCCTCAGTGAAGCACAAGGATGCTATTGGATTGGACGGTGAGGTGGTTAACCGTCGGCGCACCCTCAGCGGCCCTGTCACTGGGCTGCTGGCTGCTGCCCGCCGCGGGGAGCAAGGCCCACCTGAGCACATCCCCTTCGCTGAGGAGGGCAGTCTCACCATCAGGCAGCGGCCACGGGGCCCAGCCAAAGGGGAGGGGAGCGAGGGCCCTCCCCTTGCCAAGGTTGAGGCCAGTGCCACACTAAAGCGGCGCATCCGGGCCAAGCAGAGCCAGCAGGAGAATGTCAAGTTCATCTTGACAGAGTCAGATACAGTGAAACGGAGACCCAAGACCAAGGAACGGGGGGAGCCTGGGCTGGAGCCACCCCCACTATCTGTGTATCAGAATGGCACAGGCACTGTCCGCCGGCGACTATCCTCTGAACAGAGTGGTGGTCCTGCAGAGCTGCCCCTGCTGCCCCCCCCTGCTGCACCCCCTCCTTCGGACCTTGCCCATCTGCCTCCTCCCCCTGCAGCTGATGGAGAGGCCAAAAAGCCTGCCAAGCCCCCAGTGTCCCCTAAACCTGTTCTGGCCCAACCGGTCCCCAAGATCCAGGGCTCACCTCCAACCACCTCCAAGAAGGCACCACTTCCTAGCCCTGGCAGCCCAG AGGTGAAGCGGGCCCATGCAACGCCCCCACCGGTGTCTCCCAAACCACCACCCCCGCCCACAGCACCCAAACCAGTCAAGGCCCCTCTGGGACTGCAGTCTGTGAGTGCCAGCCCCACGCCCACACCCTCCCCAGCCCGCCAGGCACCTGCTGCTGCCGCTACCAGTAAGCCAGCCAGCACACCACCCTCCCTCTGTGCCAGCCCTGCCAAGCCCCCATCGCCAGGTGTGCCCCCCCAGCAGGTGCCCATCAAGCCACCTCGGGCCGCCATGGTCATGCCCCCCGGAGATGGCAGTGCCAGTGACAGCGCTCACCAGAAGCTGGAGGAGACCAGCGCCTCCCTGGCTGCTGCCCTGCAGGCTGTGGAGGAGAAGATTAAGCAAGAGAACGGGCAGGCAGCTGA TTCGGCAGTTGAGTCCAAGAGTACAGTCAGCATCCTGGATGACATTGGCAGCATGTTTGATGACCTGGCTGACCAGTTGGATGCCATGTTGGAGTGA
- the CASKIN1 gene encoding caskin-1 isoform X5, with the protein MGKDQELVQAVKTEDVGAVQRLLQRPRPGKAKLLGSAKKVNVNFQDPDGFSALHHAALNGNTELIALLLEAQAAVDIKDNKGMRPLHYAAWQGRKEPMKLVLKAGSAVNVPSDEGHIPLHLAAQHGHYDVSEMLLQHQSNPCIVDNSGKTPLDLACEFGRVGVVQLLLSSNMCAALLEPRPGDATDPNGTSPLHLAAKNGHIDIIRLLLQAGIDINRQTKSGTALHEAALCGKTDVVRLLLDSGINAHVRNTYSQTALDIVHQFTTSQASKEIKQLLREASAALQVRATKDYCNNYDLTSLNVKAGDVITVLEQHPDGRWKGCIHDNRTGNDRVGYFPSTLGEAITKRAGSRGADMSPSHQSPSQGSSAAPPEEIWVLRKPFTGADRSGSLGGVASGRSGGSGSHALHAGSEGVKLLATVLSQKSIQESGPGDSPTKPLEGPAGPSRTQPVTHTGQAYGEQPSKKMEPASEGKANLAVWLSMIGLAQYYKVLVENGYENIDFITDITWEDLQEIGITKLGHQKKLMLAVRKLAELQKAEYGKYEAGALRRKAPQSLEVVAIESPPPPEPTPAECQSPKMITFQDSELSDELQAAMTGPPSGPEGGAEKPINSLPPTPRASALRHEPSLSGRARHMSSSQELLGDGPPGPSGPMSRSQEYLADEGTSTPSPKEARPPRHGHSVKRASVPPVPGKPRQSFPPGAAGGHFTPPQTPTKPRPASPQTLGTPHSPAPATAKVKPTPQLLPPAERPMSPRSLPQSPTHRGFAYVLPQPVEGDSGLPPPVTPAPMPVPVLCLPPGAAGEAEEEPGRPKKRAHSLNRYAASDSEPDRDELMVPAAGPYATVQRRVGRSHSVRTPAGSDKNVNRSQSFAVRPKKKGPPPPPPKRSSSAMSSANLVDEPVQDGEGEEARPEEGTLGGRAQRRRASDLAGSVDTGSAGSVKSIAAMLELSSIGGGARAARRPPEGHPMHPGPAGHPASPEPGRVVTVLASVKHKDAIGLDGEVVNRRRTLSGPVTGLLAAARRGEQGPPEHIPFAEEGSLTIRQRPRGPAKGEGSEGPPLAKVEASATLKRRIRAKQSQQENVKFILTESDTVKRRPKTKERGEPGLEPPPLSVYQNGTGTVRRRLSSEQSGGPAELPLLPPPAAPPPSDLAHLPPPPAADGEAKKPAKPPVSPKPVLAQPVPKIQGSPPTTSKKAPLPSPGSPEVKRAHATPPPVSPKPPPPPTAPKPVKAPLGLQSVSASPTPTPSPARQAPAAAATSKPASTPPSLCASPAKPPSPGVPPQQVPIKPPRAAMVMPPGDGSASDSAHQKLEETSASLAAALQAVEEKIKQENGQAADSAVESKSTVSILDDIGSMFDDLADQLDAMLE; encoded by the exons aGCTCCTGGGCTCGGCCAAGAAGGTCAATGTCAACTTCCAGGACCCTGATGG CTTCTCAGCCCTCCACCATGCTGCCCTCAATGGTAATACAGAACTCATCGCCCTGCTTCTGGAGGCCCAGGCTGCTGTGGACATCAAAGACAACAAAg GGATGCGGCCTCTGCACTATGCAGCCTGGCAAGGCAGGAAGGAGCCTATGAAGTTGGTGCTGAAGGCAGGCTCTGCCGTGAACGTCCCGTCAGATGAGGGCCACATCCCACTCCACCTGGCAGCCCAGCATGGGCACTATGATGTG TCAGAGATGCTCCTTCAGCATCAATCCAATCCGTGTATTGTGGACAATTCAGGGAAGACACCTTTGGACCTGGCCTGTGAGTTTGGACGTGTTGGG GTGGTGCAGCTGCTCCTGAGTAGTAACATGTGTGCGGCCCTGCTGGAGCCTCGGCCAGGAGATGCCACTGACCCAAATGGCACCAGCCCCTTGCACCTGGCAGCCAAAAATGGTCACATTGACATTATCAG ACTCCTCCTCCAAGCTGGCATTGACATTAACCGTCAGACCAAGTCAGGCACTGCCCTGCATGAGGCTGCTCTCTGTGGGAAGACGGATGTGGTTCGACTCCTGCTGGAT AGTGGAATCAATGCCCATGTAAGGAACACCTACAGCCAGACCGCGCTGGACATCGTTCACCAATTCACTACTTCCCAGGCCAGCAAAGAGATCAAGCAGCTGCTGAGAG AGGCATCAGCAGCTCTGCAGGTTCGGGCCACAAAGGATTACTGTAACAACTACGACCTGACAAGTTTGAATGTGAAGGCAGGAGATGTGATCACT GTCCTTGAACAACATCCTGATGGCAGATGGAAAGGCTGTATCCATGACAACCGGACCGGCAATGATCGTGTTGGCTATTTCCCATCTACCCTAGGCGAGGCCATCACCAAACGAGCAG GTTCCCGAGGAGCTGACATGAGCCCGTCCCACCAGTCCCCTTCCCAGGGTAGTTCTGCAGCCCCTCCAGAGGAAATTTGGGTCCTGAGGAAACCCTTCACTG GTGCTGACCGCAGTGGTAGTCTAGGTGGCGTGGCCAGTGGGCGCAGTGGGGGGAGTGGGAGCCATGCTCTACATGCCGGCTCTGAAGGGGTCAAG CTCTTAGCCACTGTGCTCTCCCAGAAGTCCATCCAGGAATCGGGTCCAGGGGACAGTCCAACCAAGCCCCTCGAGGGCCCTGCAG GTCCCTCACGTACCCAGCCTGTGACACACACAGGGCAGGCCTATGGTGAGCAACCATCCAAAAAAATGGAGCCTGCATCTGAGGGAAAG GCTAACCTGGCTGTGTGGCTTTCCATGATTGGCCTTGCCCAGTACTACAAAGTGCTGGTGGAAAATGGCTACGAGAACATTGATTTTATCACTGACATCACCTGGGAGGACCTGCAGGAGATTGGTATCACCAAGCTGG GGCACCAGAAGAAACTGATGTTGGCAGTCAGGAAGTTGGCAGAGCTACAGAAAGCCGAGTATGGGAAGTATGAGGCAGGGGCCCTGCGCAGGAAAGCCCCTCAGTCACTGGAGGTTGTGGCCATTgagtctcccccacccccagagccCACCCCTGCTGAATGCCAGTCACCCAAGATGATCACATTCCAAGACAGTGAGCTGAGTGATGAACTGCAGGCTGCCATGACAGGCCCCCCTTCTGGTCCTGAGGGGGGGGCCGAGAAGCCCATCAACAGTTTGCCCCCCACACCTCGGGCCAGTGCCCTGCGTCATGAGCCCAGCCTGAGTGGGAGGGCACGGCACATGAGCAGTTCCCAAGAGCTTCTGGGAGATGGGCCTCCCGGCCCCAGCGGACCCATGTCCCGCAGCCAAGAGTACCTGGCTGATGAGGGCACCTCCACTCCAAGTCCCAAGGAGGCGAGGCCCCCACGCCATGGACATAGTGTCAAGAGAGCCAGTGTACCCCCGGTGCCTGGCAAACCCCGGCAGTCCTTCCCACCAGGTGCTGCTGGGGGCCACTTCACACCACCTCAGACGCCCACTAAGCCCCGTCCAGCTTCCCCACAGACCCTGGGCACTCCCCACAGCCCAGCCCCGGCCACTGCCAAGGTGAAGCCTACTCCACAGCTGCTGCCTCCAGCTGAGCGGCCCATGTCACCCCGCTCACTTCCTCAGTCGCCCACCCACCGGGGTTTTGCTTATGTGCTTCCCCAGCCTGTGGAAGGGGACAGTGGGCTGCCCCCACCCGTGACTCCTGCCCCTATGCCCGTACCTGTGCTGTGTCTGCCACCTGGAGCTGCGGGGGAGGCCGAGGAGGAGCCGGGGAGGCCCAAGAAGCGGGCACACAGCCTGAACCGCTATGCAGCCTCAGACAGTGAGCCTGACCGCGATGAGCTGATGGTGCCCGCCGCGGGGCCCTATGCCACAGTGCAAAGACGGGTGGGACGGAGTCACTCTGTAAGGACCCCAGCAGGCAGTGATAAGAATGTTAATCGCAGCCAGTCCTTTGCCGTGCGGCCCAAGAAGAAGggccctcctcctcccccacccaagcGTTCCAGCTCTGCCATGTCCAGTGCCAATCTGGTAGATGAGCCAGTCcaggatggagagggagaggaggccAGGCCTGAGGAGGGCACACTGGGTGGGCGGGCCCAGCGACGGAGGGCCAGTGACTTAGCTGGCAGTGTGGACACAGGAAGTGCTGGCAGTGTCAAGAGCATTGCTGCCATGTTGGAGTTATCATCCATTGGGGGTGGGGCCCGGGCTGCCCGCAGACCCCCAGAAGGCCATCCCATGCACCCAGGGCCAGCTGGGCATCCTGCCAGCCCTGAGCCAGGCCGTGTGGTCACAGTGTTGGCCTCAGTGAAGCACAAGGATGCTATTGGATTGGACGGTGAGGTGGTTAACCGTCGGCGCACCCTCAGCGGCCCTGTCACTGGGCTGCTGGCTGCTGCCCGCCGCGGGGAGCAAGGCCCACCTGAGCACATCCCCTTCGCTGAGGAGGGCAGTCTCACCATCAGGCAGCGGCCACGGGGCCCAGCCAAAGGGGAGGGGAGCGAGGGCCCTCCCCTTGCCAAGGTTGAGGCCAGTGCCACACTAAAGCGGCGCATCCGGGCCAAGCAGAGCCAGCAGGAGAATGTCAAGTTCATCTTGACAGAGTCAGATACAGTGAAACGGAGACCCAAGACCAAGGAACGGGGGGAGCCTGGGCTGGAGCCACCCCCACTATCTGTGTATCAGAATGGCACAGGCACTGTCCGCCGGCGACTATCCTCTGAACAGAGTGGTGGTCCTGCAGAGCTGCCCCTGCTGCCCCCCCCTGCTGCACCCCCTCCTTCGGACCTTGCCCATCTGCCTCCTCCCCCTGCAGCTGATGGAGAGGCCAAAAAGCCTGCCAAGCCCCCAGTGTCCCCTAAACCTGTTCTGGCCCAACCGGTCCCCAAGATCCAGGGCTCACCTCCAACCACCTCCAAGAAGGCACCACTTCCTAGCCCTGGCAGCCCAG AGGTGAAGCGGGCCCATGCAACGCCCCCACCGGTGTCTCCCAAACCACCACCCCCGCCCACAGCACCCAAACCAGTCAAGGCCCCTCTGGGACTGCAGTCTGTGAGTGCCAGCCCCACGCCCACACCCTCCCCAGCCCGCCAGGCACCTGCTGCTGCCGCTACCAGTAAGCCAGCCAGCACACCACCCTCCCTCTGTGCCAGCCCTGCCAAGCCCCCATCGCCAGGTGTGCCCCCCCAGCAGGTGCCCATCAAGCCACCTCGGGCCGCCATGGTCATGCCCCCCGGAGATGGCAGTGCCAGTGACAGCGCTCACCAGAAGCTGGAGGAGACCAGCGCCTCCCTGGCTGCTGCCCTGCAGGCTGTGGAGGAGAAGATTAAGCAAGAGAACGGGCAGGCAGCTGA TTCGGCAGTTGAGTCCAAGAGTACAGTCAGCATCCTGGATGACATTGGCAGCATGTTTGATGACCTGGCTGACCAGTTGGATGCCATGTTGGAGTGA